A part of Bacillus rossius redtenbacheri isolate Brsri chromosome 1, Brsri_v3, whole genome shotgun sequence genomic DNA contains:
- the LOC134527174 gene encoding syntaxin-18: MDITTLFRACVKTIRTRNKAFGLNGEVEKTRLFKSHTKRTEFMLKAKEVLGQITRLRDFIFEHRKAYLNFASHLSDVPQMSDVERDKIDSGAQRIMNTCSHLIKVFKKESDRLVEPPQLKEHHKAVIELVESYLKTVCKLYSEQRAIRVKRAVEMQKLAKLEPSDIKLGKDSSSARISKTSTENKENEDPDGSVLKDPKKLKERNEDSNLSHNLSEDEQLSAEELQMFESENAQLYNELNSLSDEVKQIESKVVRIAELQEIFTEKVLEQEVDIDRISMTVIGSTENVKDANEQIRQAIQRNAGLRAWVLFFLLIMSFTLLFLDWYND; encoded by the coding sequence ATGGATATTACAACATTGTTCAGAGCGTGTGTCAAAACAATACGAACGAGAAATAAAGCTTTTGGTTTGAATGGTGAAGTGGAGAAGACCAGACTGTTCAAATCACATACAAAAAGAACAGAGTTCATGTTGAAAGCAAAAGAAGTATTAGGACAGATAACACGATTAAGGGATTTCATTTTTGAGCATAGAAAAGCTTACTTGAACTTTGCGAGTCATTTATCCGATGTACCTCAAATGTCAGATGTTGAACGTGACAAAATAGATTCTGGAGCTCAGCGAATCATGAACACTTGCTCTCACCTGATTAAAGTATTCAAGAAAGAAAGTGATAGGTTGGTTGAACCACCACAGTTAAAGGAGCATCACAAAGCTGTGATTGAGTTGGTCGAAAGTTATTTGAAGACAGTTTGTAAACTTTACTCAGAGCAAAGAGCTATTAGGGTCAAACGTGCCGTGGAAATGCAAAAACTTGCCAAACTGGAGCCGAGCGACATAAAATTAGGCAAAGATTCTTCGTCCGCAAGGATTTCAAAAACCTCAACTGAAAACAAGGAAAATGAAGATCCTGATGGAAGTGTTTTGAAAGAtcctaaaaaattaaaagaaagaaATGAAGATAGTAATCTTTCTCATAACTTATCAGAGGATGAGCAGTTATCAGCTGAAGAGCTGCAGATGTTTGAGTCAGAAAATGCACAGTTGTACAATGAGCTCAATAGTTTGTCTGATGAAGTGAAACAGATTGAAAGTAAAGTGGTTCGTATAGCTGAATTACAGGAAATTTTCACTGAAAAAGTGTTGGAGCAAGAGGTAGATATAGACAGAATTTCAATGACAGTAATTGGATCTACAGAAAATGTGAAGGATGCAAATGAACAGATTAGGCAAGCAATTCAGCGAAATGCAGGGTTACGTGCTTGGGTCTTGTTCTTTCTCCTCATCATGTCCTTCACATTATTGTTTTTGGATTGGTATAATGACTGA